The sequence CATGGACGAGATCGGGCCCGAGGGCCAACAACGGCTGCTCGAGGCCAGCGTCCTCGTCGTCGGGGCGGGCGGTCTGGGCTCACCGGCGATCCAGTACCTCGCGGCGGCGGGGGTCGGCCGGCTGGGGATCGTCGACGACGACGTTGTCGAGCGGTCGAACCTGCAGCGCCAGATCGTCCACGGCGACGCCGACGTCGGCCGCCCGAAAGTCGAGAGCGCCGCCGACTACGTCGACGCGCTGAACCCGGACATCGACGTTGAGACCTACGAGACCCGCATCACGGCCGACAATGTCGGCGAACTCGTCGCCGGCTACGACGTCGTCTTAGACGCCAGCGACAACTTCGGCACCCGGTACCTGCTCAACGATCACTGCGTCCTCACCGAGACGCCGCTCTCCCACGGCGCGATCTACCGCTTCGAGGGGCAGGTCACGACGTTCACGAACGAGCGCGGGGGAGAAGGGGACTCTCCGCCCTGCTACCGCTGTATCTTCCCCGAGGCACCCGAACCGGGCACCGTCCCCGACTGCGCCACGACCGGCGTCCTCGGCGTCCTGCCCGGCACCGTCGGCTGCATTCAGGCTACCGAGGTCGTCAAGTACATCCTCGGAAAGGGGGAGCTCCTCGAGGGGCGCCTGCTCATGTACGACGCGATGGACATGAGCTTCGAGGAGGTGCCGATCCAGTCGAATCCGACCTGTCCGGTCTGCGGCGACGAGCCCAAGATCGAGTCGGTCGAGGACGTCAGCTACGAGGGGAGCTGCGAGATTTCCGCGGATTGAACGGACACACCGACCTGATCTCTGCTCCGATTACTCCAGCCTGAGAACCCGCTGTACGGTGGCGCGCGCTGGATTGCGGTGAGCTATCAGCGAACCGCGAGCCAACATCGTGCGAGGTCTTCGTGAACGGAGTGAACGAAGGCTTGAGAGACGCTCTGTGTCTCTCAGTGGATGAGTGAGTGAGCGGCGTGAACGAACGAATCGGCTGGGGAGGGAGTGGCAATTCCTTGTTGCCACGAGAGGCAGAACCTCGCGTTCATCCAAACGCCGTTCGGAAACGCGCCTTGGAACGCTACGGCTGTCTTCACTGCGCAACGTCATGTGAAAAATCGATCCCGCTATTCCGCGTCGTCGGCCAGCCGCTGCTGGCACGCCTCAAGGATCGCGACCTGTCGCTCGAGCAGGTCATCGGCAATTTCGTCGTTCGCATCGGCTGTCTCCTCGAGTTGCGCTCGCATCGACTGGAGCAACTCGAGGTGAGACGCGAGCTGCTGCTCGAACTCGTCGGCCGGGAGCTGGGCGTGTGCGTCCTCGAGGTCGCCGATCGACTCGTCCATCGACTGGGACGCTCGACGATCCGAATCAGCGACACCCAGCAACGCACTGACGGCGTCGAAGTAGCCGCTGGTTGCCGACTGCGTCGCCTCGAGGCCCTGCCGTTGCAGCCGGAGCGGCGTCTCGACCGCGGAGCGGGCGGCGGCCTGCTGGGCGGCGATTCCCTGCTTGACCAGCTCCTGTCCGCCGGTCATCGCGGCCCGCTGTGCCGAAATCATCGCTGTGAGCGGCGAGCCCGATCGATCGTCTCGGCCGCTTGTCTCGGTGTCGGTCTCGGTCTCCGCGTCGGAAACCTCCTCCTCCTCGTCGACGCGCTCTCTGGCGACCGCTCCGTCCGCGGGCTCGGCGTCGGCCTCCTGGCCGGCGAGCGCTTCCGGATCGATCTCCGCATCCGCACTGGAACCTGCATCTTCGTCGGAGTCGACCGCGGATTCGATGTCGACGTCGGGAACGACGTCCGTCGGTGACGACGACTCGAGTGCGGTCTCCGGCCGGGGGTCGGCCTCGGAACCCGAGCGAGCGTCGATGTCGGGATCCAGTTCCGTCTCCGGACGGGCGTCGGACCGCGACTCCGCGTCGGCCGTCGCGACCGATTCGATGTCGACGCCCGTATCGACCGCATCGGCGAGATCCGTCGATTCGGTCCCGCTCGAGGCCGCCTCCCGGTCGTGGGCGGTCGATTCCGCGGCCGACTCGAGGTCGAGACCGGTGTCGACCGCGTCGGCGACGTCCGCGTCGTCGCTCGAGTCACGCTCCGCTCGAGTCGCGTCGTCGGACCGCTCGTCGTCGGACGCTACCGCAGCTTCGATATCGCTACCGGTGTCTAGTTTGTCGGCGAGGTCCGTCTCCTCGGTCGCCGACTTCGACGCGTCGTCGCTTGTCGCCGACTCCGCAGCCGAGTCGGCGACGTCCCCGCTGTCGGCGTCGTCCTCGTAGTCGATATCGTCCTTGAGGTCGGCATCGGCCGGCGCACCCGTCTCGGCATGGTCGGGCGCCGACTTGGCCTCGCCGACCGGCGTGTTCTGGACGCCCGCGTGATCCATCTCGTCGGAGACGTCCCCGTCTCGAGTTCCGCTCGTTTCGTCGGACGACGCCTGTGCGTCGGTGGTTTCGGTGTCCAGTTCAGGTCCCGTGTCTGGCTCACTCTCTCTGTCCGGCTCGTGCTCCGTCACCGACTCGTCCCCTCTGCTCGTCTCGTCTTCCGTTCCCAGTTCGTCCGTCTCGAGTGGCTCCACCGTCTCGGTCTCGTCTGCCGTCTCGGACGGATCGCTCCCGGCGGATGCGTCGCTATCGGCGGGAGCGTCTGTCGATTCATCCGCCGTCGAGTCGTCGGTCCCACGTATCGGTTCGATCGGGCCGGAGTCGG comes from Haloterrigena salifodinae and encodes:
- a CDS encoding AAA family ATPase; the protein is MSATFTDDDLEKTVENESGEVIGTVASVEDDTALVEPRAGLVDSIRAALGWSGNHEDAVAIHEETVDEISSETIRLETAAAGETSTDEPADIDGAASTPSEIDDATEPVSRAGDEPANTAEREPDTGLAEEMSRTAQRDTIDEGETATGNAAERTAEPADTPSEAPDPFEADDAQSETTQPAEPSMIDDPDIDESVEPSDEPEMGEPIDAPGDPELDESPDASTDSGPIEPIRGTDDSTADESTDAPADSDASAGSDPSETADETETVEPLETDELGTEDETSRGDESVTEHEPDRESEPDTGPELDTETTDAQASSDETSGTRDGDVSDEMDHAGVQNTPVGEAKSAPDHAETGAPADADLKDDIDYEDDADSGDVADSAAESATSDDASKSATEETDLADKLDTGSDIEAAVASDDERSDDATRAERDSSDDADVADAVDTGLDLESAAESTAHDREAASSGTESTDLADAVDTGVDIESVATADAESRSDARPETELDPDIDARSGSEADPRPETALESSSPTDVVPDVDIESAVDSDEDAGSSADAEIDPEALAGQEADAEPADGAVARERVDEEEEVSDAETETDTETSGRDDRSGSPLTAMISAQRAAMTGGQELVKQGIAAQQAAARSAVETPLRLQRQGLEATQSATSGYFDAVSALLGVADSDRRASQSMDESIGDLEDAHAQLPADEFEQQLASHLELLQSMRAQLEETADANDEIADDLLERQVAILEACQQRLADDAE
- the ubaA gene encoding SAMP-activating enzyme E1; the encoded protein is MSDLRLDATQLDRYSRHVIMDEIGPEGQQRLLEASVLVVGAGGLGSPAIQYLAAAGVGRLGIVDDDVVERSNLQRQIVHGDADVGRPKVESAADYVDALNPDIDVETYETRITADNVGELVAGYDVVLDASDNFGTRYLLNDHCVLTETPLSHGAIYRFEGQVTTFTNERGGEGDSPPCYRCIFPEAPEPGTVPDCATTGVLGVLPGTVGCIQATEVVKYILGKGELLEGRLLMYDAMDMSFEEVPIQSNPTCPVCGDEPKIESVEDVSYEGSCEISAD